Proteins from a genomic interval of Bacteroidota bacterium:
- the def gene encoding peptide deformylase, whose product MAILPIYLYGHPVLRAPARPVEEDSPELQRLIDDMLETMYQASGIGLAAPQVGHSLRLFVMDLAQPQEEEEEGGRIRRPGRPEVLLNPQLIASSEVEVEYEEGCLSIPEVREPIWRPETIRVRYQDRYFRWHEEEITGLRARVFQHEHDHLEGILLIDRISAFRRRLLRRRLNEIAQGQVQVDYLLAPPFLPREAVR is encoded by the coding sequence ATGGCCATCCTGCCGATTTATCTGTATGGACATCCGGTGCTGCGAGCGCCCGCACGGCCCGTAGAAGAGGATAGCCCCGAGCTACAGCGGCTCATCGACGATATGCTGGAGACCATGTACCAGGCCTCCGGCATCGGGCTTGCTGCGCCCCAGGTGGGCCACAGCTTACGGCTCTTCGTAATGGATCTGGCGCAACCCCAGGAGGAAGAAGAAGAAGGTGGCCGGATCCGCCGTCCCGGCAGGCCCGAAGTGCTGCTCAACCCGCAGCTTATCGCCAGTTCCGAAGTAGAGGTTGAATATGAGGAGGGGTGTCTGAGCATACCAGAGGTCCGGGAGCCGATTTGGCGGCCGGAGACCATCCGGGTGCGCTATCAAGACCGTTATTTTCGCTGGCACGAGGAGGAGATCACGGGGCTTCGGGCGCGCGTCTTTCAGCACGAGCACGACCATCTGGAGGGCATTCTGCTCATCGACCGCATCAGCGCCTTTCGACGCCGCCTGTTGCGCCGGCGTCTAAACGAGATCGCCCAGGGTCAGGTGCAGGTCGATTACCTGTTAGCTCCCCCTTTTTTGCCTCGTGAGGCGGTCCGCTGA
- the fmt gene encoding methionyl-tRNA formyltransferase yields the protein MALRIVFLGTPEFAVPTLEVLLASAHELVGVVTSPDKPRGRGQRPLPTPVKQVALQAGIAVLEPESLKDPVFLATLRAWRPDLAVVVGFRILPPEVFRLPRYGSINLHASLLPRYRGPAPVHWAILRGEVETGVTTFLLEEGVDTGPILLQRRCPIGPEETAGELQERLMHLGARLVLETIEGLEAGTLRPRPQPQEEASYAPKVNRQMAQVPWHEPAQVVHNWIRGLSPHPGAWTRHGAVELTLYRSRLAQGSGRPGEVIAADRRLIIACGEGAVEILELQRPNRKRLSAEAFLRGYRIKPGSILDKAVQELPAPWGKTGL from the coding sequence ATGGCCTTGCGCATCGTATTTCTGGGGACGCCGGAGTTCGCCGTTCCCACGCTGGAAGTCTTACTCGCCTCAGCCCATGAGCTCGTAGGCGTGGTCACAAGCCCAGATAAGCCTCGAGGCCGGGGCCAGAGGCCGCTGCCTACGCCCGTAAAGCAGGTTGCTCTGCAGGCCGGAATAGCCGTGCTGGAGCCCGAATCTCTGAAAGACCCGGTCTTCTTGGCCACCCTACGGGCCTGGCGTCCTGATCTGGCCGTGGTCGTGGGTTTTCGCATCCTGCCCCCCGAGGTGTTTCGCCTTCCCCGTTATGGCAGCATTAACCTGCACGCCTCCCTACTGCCTCGCTACCGGGGTCCAGCTCCGGTTCACTGGGCCATTCTGCGCGGGGAGGTCGAGACAGGGGTGACGACGTTTCTGCTTGAAGAGGGCGTTGATACGGGGCCGATTCTGCTGCAGAGGCGCTGTCCGATTGGCCCAGAGGAGACGGCCGGTGAGCTGCAGGAGCGGCTCATGCACCTGGGGGCTCGGCTCGTTTTGGAGACGATCGAGGGCCTGGAGGCCGGCACCCTGCGTCCCCGGCCGCAGCCCCAGGAGGAGGCGAGCTACGCACCGAAAGTGAACCGTCAGATGGCGCAGGTCCCCTGGCATGAGCCGGCCCAGGTTGTGCACAACTGGATCCGGGGGCTTTCTCCTCACCCCGGGGCCTGGACGCGCCATGGCGCAGTGGAGCTGACCTTGTATCGCTCTCGGCTTGCGCAAGGAAGTGGCCGGCCAGGAGAGGTGATCGCGGCCGATCGAAGGCTCATCATCGCCTGCGGGGAGGGGGCTGTGGAGATTTTGGAACTGCAACGTCCCAATCGGAAACGCCTTTCGGCGGAGGCTTTCCTGCGCGGCTATCGGATTAAGCCGGGTTCCATTCTGGATAAGGCGGTACAAGAGTTGCCCGCACCATGGGGAAAGACGGGTCTTTGA
- a CDS encoding homogentisate 1,2-dioxygenase: MPYYVRLGQLPHKRHTQFRKPDGSLYAEEVFGTEGFSGVSAILYHLYPPTRIARILEPIPWQPEVVPTDLRPRHLRTWPAPEGGDFLSARIPLLTNPDVTISIARPTEAHTGFFYKNAEGDELIFVHQGQGVLETIFGDVPFGPGDYLIIPRGTIHRYRFEDFPVRLFIADMRGAIQIPKKYRNAYGQMEEHAPYCERDMRPPVELRTYDETGDFEVRVKKQGFLYRFIYPHHPFDVVGWDGYNYPWAISIHDFEPITGRIHQPPPVHQMFAGPNLVVCSFVPRLFDYHPLAIPAPYNHSNIDSDEVLYYVDGNFMSRRGIEVGSLTLHPGGIPHGPHPGTVEASIGAKETRELAVMLDTFRPLSLTRQALALEDPQYAYSWLEKPVTA, encoded by the coding sequence ATGCCGTACTACGTACGTTTGGGCCAGCTGCCGCACAAGCGGCATACGCAATTTCGCAAGCCGGACGGATCCCTGTACGCTGAGGAGGTCTTCGGCACGGAGGGCTTTTCGGGCGTCTCGGCCATCTTGTACCATCTCTATCCGCCCACACGCATTGCGCGCATCCTTGAGCCCATTCCCTGGCAGCCGGAGGTGGTGCCCACGGATCTGCGTCCCCGCCATCTGCGCACCTGGCCTGCGCCCGAAGGCGGAGACTTTTTGTCTGCGCGCATACCGCTTCTGACCAACCCCGACGTCACGATTTCGATCGCCCGGCCCACGGAGGCCCACACGGGGTTTTTCTACAAAAACGCCGAGGGCGATGAGCTCATCTTCGTCCATCAAGGCCAAGGTGTGCTGGAGACGATCTTCGGCGATGTGCCCTTCGGCCCCGGAGATTACCTCATTATCCCGCGCGGCACAATACATCGGTATCGTTTCGAGGATTTCCCGGTGCGCCTGTTCATCGCCGACATGCGCGGGGCCATCCAGATCCCCAAAAAATACCGCAACGCTTATGGGCAGATGGAGGAACACGCCCCGTATTGTGAACGCGACATGCGCCCGCCTGTGGAGCTGCGCACCTACGACGAGACGGGCGACTTTGAGGTGCGGGTCAAAAAGCAAGGTTTTCTGTACCGCTTTATATATCCGCATCACCCGTTTGACGTGGTAGGCTGGGACGGCTACAACTACCCTTGGGCTATTTCTATACACGATTTTGAGCCCATCACGGGCCGCATACATCAGCCTCCGCCGGTGCATCAGATGTTCGCTGGGCCCAACTTGGTCGTATGCTCCTTTGTGCCGCGGCTCTTCGACTATCACCCCTTGGCCATCCCGGCCCCCTACAACCACTCCAACATCGACTCCGATGAGGTCCTCTACTACGTAGACGGCAACTTCATGAGCCGAAGGGGAATCGAGGTGGGCTCCCTTACGTTACATCCAGGCGGCATCCCCCATGGGCCGCATCCCGGAACCGTAGAGGCGAGCATCGGGGCCAAGGAGACCCGCGAGCTGGCCGTGATGCTCGATACGTTCCGTCCCCTTTCGCTCACCCGTCAAGCGTTGGCGCTTGAAGATCCGCAGTACGCCTACTCCTGGTTAGAGAAACCCGTAACGGCATAA
- the glgP gene encoding alpha-glucan family phosphorylase, with protein MSWTVEQTRARLRELAYNLWWSWHPEAQALFEALHPVLWESSGHNPVAVWRALDESLLRERLASEAFREHLRTVYERFRSYMEEPSRNGHNQGLVAYFCMEFALHESLPQYAGGLGVLAGDHLKSASDLGLPLVGVGIFWREGYFTQRFSPDGWQQEFYERIDPYRGPLVPLTHPDGPPVIVSVPLDGRRVWLRAWKVQVGRVPLYLLDADFDSNAESDRALTRRLYADGPELRIRQEALLGIGGVRLLRALGLKPEVFHLNEGHCAFLTLELLREARAQGLELEEAWDQVRARCVFTTHTPVDAGHDRFPAELVERVLGGYRIELGLSQDQLLALGRVNTGDSHEPLCMTVLALKGSRWANGVSRLHGEVSRHMWQSLYPGRPVQEVPIGYITNGVHLATWAASEAQAFLSRHLGPDWEAHQVDPAFWSRIDEISDEALWAYRNRLRLRLLAFVREYVRAQSLPFPPLLLNAEALTIGFARRFAPYKRATLLFRYPDRLARLLGDPDRPVQILFAGKAHPRDDWGKRLLQEIYHMAQRPEFAGKIVLLENYDLYVARMLVSGCDLWLNTPRRPFEASGTSGMKVVLHAGLQASVLDGWWCEGFNGRNGWAIGDGPEERDPQQQDERDAEALYELLETEIIPAFFERDALGLPRRWLARIREAWKSLLPVFNTHRMLLAYQEQAYSALPSSVRT; from the coding sequence ATGAGCTGGACGGTAGAGCAAACGCGCGCCCGGTTGCGCGAGCTAGCCTACAACCTCTGGTGGAGTTGGCATCCAGAGGCCCAGGCCCTCTTTGAAGCCCTGCATCCTGTCCTGTGGGAGTCCAGCGGCCACAACCCGGTGGCCGTATGGCGGGCCTTAGATGAGTCGCTCCTGCGAGAACGCTTGGCAAGCGAGGCCTTTCGGGAGCATTTGCGGACCGTCTACGAGCGCTTTCGTTCCTACATGGAGGAGCCGTCCCGTAACGGTCACAATCAGGGTCTTGTAGCCTACTTCTGCATGGAATTCGCCCTGCATGAGAGTTTGCCACAATACGCGGGCGGTCTGGGGGTGTTGGCCGGAGATCACCTAAAGTCAGCTAGCGACCTAGGCCTTCCCCTGGTGGGGGTGGGGATCTTCTGGCGGGAGGGGTATTTTACGCAGCGCTTCTCCCCTGACGGATGGCAGCAGGAGTTCTACGAGCGGATCGACCCCTATCGGGGGCCTCTTGTGCCGCTTACGCATCCCGATGGCCCCCCCGTAATCGTTTCGGTGCCGCTTGACGGCCGCCGGGTGTGGCTGAGGGCCTGGAAGGTGCAAGTGGGGCGGGTGCCTTTGTACTTGCTCGATGCGGATTTCGACAGCAACGCAGAATCCGACCGAGCCCTCACGCGCCGGCTGTACGCCGACGGACCGGAGCTGCGCATCCGCCAGGAGGCCCTGCTAGGGATTGGCGGGGTGCGGCTGCTGCGGGCGCTGGGCCTAAAGCCTGAGGTGTTTCATCTCAACGAGGGGCACTGCGCTTTCCTCACGTTGGAGCTTTTGCGTGAAGCTCGGGCCCAGGGGCTGGAGCTGGAGGAAGCCTGGGACCAGGTGCGAGCCCGATGCGTCTTCACTACCCACACGCCTGTGGACGCCGGTCATGACCGGTTCCCGGCAGAACTGGTGGAACGCGTACTGGGTGGGTATCGCATCGAACTGGGCCTGAGCCAAGATCAGCTTCTGGCGCTGGGCCGCGTCAACACCGGGGATTCGCACGAGCCCCTCTGCATGACCGTGCTTGCTCTTAAGGGCTCTCGATGGGCCAACGGCGTAAGCCGTCTGCATGGGGAGGTTTCGCGCCACATGTGGCAATCGCTCTATCCTGGGCGTCCGGTGCAGGAGGTGCCCATCGGATACATCACCAACGGCGTGCACTTGGCCACATGGGCTGCGTCGGAGGCGCAGGCGTTTCTATCTCGGCACTTGGGCCCCGACTGGGAGGCCCATCAGGTTGATCCGGCCTTCTGGTCTCGGATCGACGAGATCTCCGATGAGGCCCTTTGGGCGTATCGCAACCGGTTGCGTTTGCGGCTTCTGGCCTTCGTGCGCGAATACGTGCGGGCGCAGTCTTTGCCGTTTCCGCCGCTCCTGCTCAATGCTGAGGCGCTCACGATCGGCTTTGCCCGTCGGTTTGCTCCGTATAAACGCGCCACGCTTTTGTTCCGTTATCCGGATCGTCTGGCCCGTCTGCTGGGCGATCCGGATCGGCCCGTTCAGATTCTGTTTGCCGGAAAAGCGCATCCCCGGGACGATTGGGGCAAGCGGCTCCTGCAGGAGATCTACCACATGGCCCAGCGCCCGGAGTTTGCGGGCAAAATCGTGCTCCTGGAGAACTACGACCTGTATGTGGCGCGCATGCTCGTTTCAGGCTGCGATCTGTGGCTGAACACCCCGCGCCGCCCTTTTGAGGCCAGCGGCACCAGCGGCATGAAGGTCGTTCTGCATGCCGGTCTTCAAGCCAGCGTGCTGGATGGTTGGTGGTGCGAGGGTTTCAACGGCCGAAACGGATGGGCGATCGGAGACGGGCCCGAGGAGCGGGATCCGCAGCAGCAGGACGAGCGCGACGCCGAGGCGCTCTATGAGCTTCTGGAAACCGAGATCATTCCCGCTTTCTTTGAACGCGACGCCCTGGGTTTGCCTCGTCGGTGGCTGGCCCGGATTCGGGAGGCCTGGAAGAGCCTGCTTCCGGTTTTTAACACACACCGGATGCTTCTGGCCTATCAAGAACAAGCCTATAGCGCACTGCCGAGTTCGGTGCGAACTTAG
- a CDS encoding flavin reductase family protein has translation MRETAYRYLDLAVLGPQERYKLLIGAIVPRPIAFVSSVNAKGQANLAPFSFFMGVGADPPALAISPMRRGDGSPKDTLRNLEETGEFVVNFVSYALREAMNWASADWPPDVDEFAVSGLTPLPSVRVRPPRVAESPLHFECRVLHILPIGKGPLSGTLVVGEVLAAHVHPALYEEGRIRLEAYDPIGRLGGSAYVRVRTDVFELPRPDPEAIATYLQRNR, from the coding sequence ATGCGCGAAACTGCATACCGGTATCTAGATCTGGCCGTGCTGGGGCCCCAAGAGCGTTATAAGCTGCTCATCGGCGCCATTGTGCCTCGGCCGATCGCTTTTGTTTCGAGCGTAAACGCCAAGGGCCAGGCCAACCTGGCCCCCTTTAGCTTCTTTATGGGCGTCGGAGCCGATCCCCCCGCCCTGGCCATCTCTCCGATGCGGCGGGGGGATGGCTCCCCCAAAGACACCCTGCGCAACCTGGAGGAGACGGGGGAGTTCGTGGTGAACTTCGTTTCTTACGCGCTGCGAGAGGCCATGAACTGGGCTTCGGCCGATTGGCCTCCGGACGTGGACGAATTCGCCGTCTCGGGCCTTACCCCCCTGCCGAGTGTGCGCGTGCGGCCGCCTCGTGTGGCCGAATCCCCCCTGCACTTTGAATGCCGCGTCCTGCACATCCTGCCCATCGGCAAGGGCCCGCTAAGCGGCACGCTCGTAGTCGGCGAGGTGCTTGCGGCCCACGTGCATCCGGCCCTCTACGAAGAAGGTCGAATTCGTCTAGAGGCCTACGACCCGATTGGACGTCTAGGCGGATCGGCCTATGTGCGGGTCCGAACGGACGTCTTCGAACTGCCGCGACCGGATCCGGAGGCGATCGCGACCTATTTGCAGAGGAATCGCTAG
- a CDS encoding 2-oxoacid:acceptor oxidoreductase subunit alpha: MSKRDIRIVELPEVTVRIAGDSGDGMQLTGSQFTSTTALVGNDLSTLPDFPAEIRAPAGTTYGVSAFQIRFASSDILTPGDESDALVAMNPAALKTNLARLRKGGILIVNEDAFSERDLQLAGYRSNPLEDGSLAEYELYRVPVTRLTEEALKELNLPFKIVERSKNMFALGLLLWLYDRPMDHTVRWLEQRFAKQPDVLEANLRALRAGYHYGDTVEAFTTRFRIGPAKLPPGTYRNITGNQATALGLVAASYRAGLELFYGSYPITPASDILHELARYKNFRIFTFQAEDEIAAVTAVIGAAYGGKLAVTGTSGPGLALKTEAIGLGVMLELPFVVLDIQRAGPSTGMPTKTEQADLLQAMFGRNGEAPVPIVAPATPGECFWMVLEACRIALTYMTPVLYLSDGYLANGSEPWRIPEPEELPDLRPRFAQEPNRDGRFLPYVRDPKTLARPWALPGTPGLMHRIGGLEKQHETGNVSYDPDNHDFMVRLRAEKIERIAESIPPAELEGDPDASLLVLGWGSTYGAIKTAVERLRQRGYKLAQVHLRYLNPFPQNLGEILQRFGRIIVPEINLGQLVRLIRDRYLVPAEGYNRVRGLPFTASELEAKLLEALTQGNGSPGGRNIHG, translated from the coding sequence ATGAGCAAACGCGACATTCGCATCGTAGAGCTGCCCGAGGTCACGGTGCGTATCGCCGGGGATTCTGGAGACGGCATGCAGCTGACGGGCAGCCAATTTACCTCTACCACCGCTCTGGTGGGCAACGATCTTTCGACGCTGCCGGACTTCCCAGCCGAGATCCGCGCCCCAGCCGGCACGACCTACGGCGTATCGGCCTTCCAGATTCGGTTTGCCAGCTCCGATATCCTGACGCCCGGAGACGAAAGCGACGCTCTCGTCGCCATGAACCCCGCCGCGCTGAAGACGAATCTAGCTCGGTTGCGCAAGGGCGGGATTCTGATCGTAAACGAGGATGCCTTCTCCGAGCGCGATCTGCAGCTGGCCGGCTACCGGTCCAACCCCCTGGAGGACGGTAGCCTAGCGGAGTACGAGCTCTACCGCGTGCCCGTGACCCGGCTCACGGAGGAGGCCCTAAAGGAGCTCAACCTGCCCTTTAAGATCGTAGAGCGCTCTAAGAACATGTTCGCCCTCGGGCTGCTGCTGTGGCTTTATGATCGGCCTATGGACCACACGGTGCGCTGGCTGGAGCAGCGCTTCGCCAAGCAGCCCGACGTGCTGGAGGCCAATCTCCGGGCTTTGCGCGCCGGCTATCACTATGGGGATACGGTGGAGGCCTTCACCACGCGCTTTCGCATAGGCCCCGCCAAACTTCCTCCGGGTACATACCGGAACATCACGGGCAATCAGGCCACAGCCCTCGGGTTGGTAGCCGCCTCCTACCGGGCGGGATTGGAGCTCTTTTACGGCAGCTATCCCATCACACCGGCCTCGGACATTCTGCACGAGCTGGCCCGATACAAAAACTTCCGAATCTTCACCTTCCAAGCCGAAGACGAAATCGCGGCGGTTACGGCCGTAATCGGTGCCGCTTACGGGGGTAAGCTAGCCGTTACGGGCACCTCGGGTCCGGGCTTAGCGCTCAAAACCGAGGCCATTGGGCTAGGTGTAATGCTGGAGCTGCCCTTTGTGGTCTTGGATATCCAGCGAGCCGGGCCCTCAACGGGCATGCCCACCAAGACCGAACAGGCCGACCTGCTGCAAGCCATGTTCGGCCGCAACGGTGAGGCGCCAGTCCCCATCGTGGCTCCCGCCACGCCGGGGGAGTGCTTCTGGATGGTCCTAGAGGCCTGCCGGATCGCGCTCACGTACATGACGCCGGTGTTGTATCTCTCCGACGGTTACCTGGCCAATGGGTCCGAGCCATGGCGCATACCTGAGCCGGAGGAGCTGCCGGATCTGCGCCCGCGCTTCGCCCAGGAGCCCAACCGAGACGGCCGCTTTTTGCCGTATGTGCGAGATCCGAAGACCCTGGCCCGTCCCTGGGCGCTTCCTGGCACGCCGGGCCTGATGCACCGGATTGGCGGGCTGGAGAAGCAACACGAGACGGGCAATGTCTCCTACGACCCGGACAACCATGACTTCATGGTCCGGTTGCGGGCCGAGAAGATCGAACGCATCGCCGAGAGCATTCCGCCCGCGGAGCTGGAGGGAGATCCCGATGCGTCGCTCCTCGTACTGGGATGGGGCTCCACATATGGGGCCATCAAAACGGCTGTGGAGCGGTTGCGCCAGCGGGGCTATAAGCTCGCCCAGGTGCATCTGCGCTACCTCAACCCCTTCCCTCAAAACCTCGGGGAGATTCTGCAGCGCTTCGGGCGCATCATCGTGCCCGAAATCAACCTAGGGCAGCTTGTGCGCTTGATCCGGGATCGTTATCTAGTGCCCGCTGAGGGCTACAACCGGGTGCGCGGGCTGCCCTTTACGGCCTCTGAGCTGGAGGCGAAATTGCTAGAGGCGCTCACACAGGGCAACGGAAGCCCAGGAGGAAGGAACATCCATGGCTGA
- a CDS encoding L-threonylcarbamoyladenylate synthase encodes MKTVLRKVHPEKPERRIIAEAAQVIRRGGLVAFPTETVYGLGANALDEAAVRRVFEVKGRPPEDPLIVHVPNLAMVSYVAAYVPDAVYQLAQRFWPGPLTVVLPRLHLLSPLVTGGGDTVAVRIPAHPVALGLLRAADTPLVAPSANLFGHTSPTTAEHVLADLEGRIEMILDAGPTPIGVESTVLDLTRTPPVILRPGGITPEALQAVLGTVELLERSPKGPLRSPGLLERHYAPRKPLELLIGSQERILEHLRQQLRTSPLRLGLLLASEDVAHLPQWEPHVVEVVGSVSDLSEVARNLYAALRRLDRSPAERLIARDFGCKGLGLAIRDRLRRAADRVIRLD; translated from the coding sequence GTGAAAACGGTTCTGCGCAAAGTCCATCCCGAAAAACCCGAGCGGCGCATTATCGCCGAGGCCGCTCAGGTGATTCGACGCGGGGGGTTGGTGGCGTTTCCCACGGAGACCGTCTACGGATTAGGGGCCAACGCGCTTGACGAGGCGGCGGTGCGGCGCGTCTTCGAAGTCAAAGGTCGCCCTCCTGAGGATCCCCTCATCGTGCATGTTCCCAATCTGGCCATGGTCTCCTACGTAGCCGCCTACGTGCCAGATGCCGTCTATCAGCTAGCCCAGCGCTTTTGGCCCGGCCCCTTGACGGTAGTGCTGCCACGTCTGCATTTGCTCTCCCCCCTGGTGACGGGCGGTGGAGATACGGTGGCGGTGCGGATCCCCGCTCATCCGGTGGCATTGGGCCTGCTGCGGGCCGCTGATACCCCCCTGGTGGCCCCCAGCGCGAACCTGTTTGGCCACACCAGCCCCACGACGGCAGAGCACGTGCTGGCGGATCTGGAGGGACGCATCGAGATGATCTTGGATGCGGGCCCCACGCCGATCGGAGTCGAATCCACGGTACTGGACTTAACCCGCACACCGCCCGTCATTTTGCGACCCGGCGGGATCACGCCCGAGGCGCTTCAGGCCGTCCTGGGAACGGTGGAGCTGCTGGAGCGATCGCCCAAAGGGCCCCTGCGCTCTCCGGGCTTGCTGGAGCGCCACTACGCCCCCCGCAAACCCCTGGAGCTGCTCATCGGATCCCAGGAGCGCATCCTTGAACACTTAAGGCAGCAGCTTCGCACCAGCCCTCTTCGACTGGGTCTGCTATTGGCCTCCGAGGACGTAGCCCACTTGCCCCAATGGGAGCCACATGTTGTAGAGGTGGTGGGATCTGTGAGCGATCTGTCCGAGGTGGCGCGCAACCTGTATGCCGCTCTGCGACGCCTGGATCGATCTCCGGCGGAGCGCCTCATTGCGCGGGATTTCGGATGCAAGGGGCTTGGTTTGGCTATCCGAGATCGGCTGCGTCGAGCGGCCGATCGGGTGATCCGGCTTGACTGA
- a CDS encoding 2-oxoacid:ferredoxin oxidoreductase subunit beta yields the protein MAEELKATRPSFKPALSKAVTPPTAKPEQASPSYTWKDFQSDQDVRWCPGCGDYAILKAVQRALAEIGRPPHEHVFVSGIGCSSRFPYYVSTYGLHTIHGRATAVATGLKVMRPELAVWVITGDGDGLSIGGNHMLHILRRNVDVQILLFNNQIYGLTKGQFSPTSEFGKITKSSPYGSADWPVNPAAFALGAGASFIARGMDRDPNHLVGVIRRAYEHRGAAFVEIYQNCNVFNDGAFFVFTEKDTKPQAALFVEHGKPMVFGANRDKGIRLDGLKPVVVDLSTGQWSVDDLLVHDETDETIAFILTRMFDDPKHLELPRPFGVLYAVRRPTFEEVLREQVERTIEAKGPGDLRALLFSGETWTVV from the coding sequence ATGGCTGAGGAACTAAAGGCCACACGGCCCTCCTTTAAGCCGGCTTTATCTAAGGCCGTCACCCCGCCGACTGCTAAACCGGAGCAGGCGAGCCCGAGCTATACGTGGAAGGACTTCCAAAGCGACCAAGACGTGCGCTGGTGCCCCGGTTGCGGGGATTACGCCATTCTGAAGGCCGTGCAGCGCGCGCTGGCTGAGATCGGCCGCCCGCCACATGAGCACGTTTTCGTATCCGGCATCGGATGCTCAAGCCGTTTTCCCTATTACGTGAGCACCTACGGCCTGCACACCATCCACGGCCGGGCCACGGCCGTGGCCACGGGGCTAAAGGTGATGCGGCCTGAGCTGGCCGTCTGGGTCATCACGGGCGATGGCGATGGGCTTTCGATTGGCGGCAACCACATGCTGCACATCCTGCGCCGCAACGTAGACGTGCAGATTCTGCTTTTCAACAATCAGATCTACGGGCTCACCAAAGGGCAGTTTTCCCCGACCTCGGAGTTCGGCAAGATCACCAAATCAAGCCCCTATGGTTCGGCCGACTGGCCCGTGAATCCGGCTGCTTTCGCCCTGGGCGCCGGGGCGAGCTTTATCGCGCGGGGCATGGATCGGGATCCCAATCATCTGGTGGGCGTCATCCGACGGGCCTACGAACATCGGGGTGCGGCTTTTGTAGAGATCTACCAGAACTGCAACGTCTTCAACGACGGGGCCTTTTTCGTGTTTACGGAAAAGGACACCAAGCCCCAGGCCGCCCTGTTCGTGGAGCACGGTAAGCCGATGGTTTTCGGCGCCAACCGAGATAAGGGGATCCGGCTCGACGGCCTTAAGCCTGTGGTGGTCGATCTGAGCACCGGCCAATGGTCCGTCGATGATCTGTTGGTGCATGATGAGACGGATGAGACGATCGCGTTTATTCTGACGCGCATGTTCGACGACCCCAAGCATTTGGAGCTGCCGCGGCCTTTCGGGGTTCTCTACGCCGTGCGTCGGCCTACCTTCGAGGAGGTCCTCCGCGAACAGGTGGAGCGCACCATCGAAGCCAAGGGTCCGGGCGATCTGCGCGCGCTCCTGTTTTCCGGCGAAACCTGGACGGTCGTTTGA
- a CDS encoding aminotransferase class I/II-fold pyridoxal phosphate-dependent enzyme: MPGRRRYQVPSQLIHGKFHSKAWDYSHHVVPPISTSTTFRLDSTYRGAEGFQHFAREEYLREKPIYIYDRLGEPNKELLEEHLAIAEGGETAITFATGMAAISAILGVLLRQGQHIVAHKTLYGCTHSLLYNWLPRYGIHTTPVDLTHPEALEPNLRPETRVVYFETPVNPTLELIDIQAVAKIVSHSNAHRSPQERIYVVVDNTFATPYCQRPLELGADFVVHSLTKNIGGFGTDMGGAVICPWSFRDDLLLYRKDFGGALSPRSAWSILAYGLPSLAVRVEREQQTAQIVAEYLSQHPRVARVVYPGLPSFPQYELAQRQMRDYRGRFAPGTILFFELAGATAAERQLLASAFMNYIAKHAYTITLAVSLGNVRTLIEHPSSMTHAAIPPEVQESIGIPAGGIRLSIGLEEPEDLIRDLEAALSAIPETVPS; the protein is encoded by the coding sequence ATGCCAGGGAGGAGACGCTATCAGGTGCCCAGCCAGCTTATTCACGGCAAGTTCCATTCGAAGGCCTGGGACTATAGTCACCACGTCGTGCCCCCGATATCGACCTCCACTACTTTTCGGCTCGACTCCACTTATCGGGGGGCCGAGGGCTTCCAGCACTTCGCCCGAGAGGAATACTTAAGGGAAAAGCCCATCTACATCTACGATCGGCTCGGCGAACCCAACAAGGAGCTGCTGGAAGAACACCTGGCCATCGCCGAGGGCGGCGAGACGGCCATCACCTTTGCTACGGGTATGGCGGCCATATCGGCCATCCTGGGCGTGCTTTTGCGCCAGGGCCAACACATCGTAGCCCACAAGACGCTCTACGGCTGCACGCACAGCCTGCTTTACAACTGGCTGCCCCGCTACGGGATCCATACGACGCCCGTAGATCTTACCCACCCGGAGGCCTTGGAGCCGAATCTGCGCCCGGAGACGCGCGTGGTGTACTTCGAAACCCCCGTAAACCCCACGCTGGAGCTTATCGACATCCAGGCTGTGGCCAAGATCGTAAGCCACTCGAACGCCCACCGGAGCCCCCAAGAGCGCATCTACGTCGTGGTAGACAATACCTTCGCCACTCCTTATTGTCAGCGGCCCTTGGAGCTGGGAGCCGACTTCGTCGTGCACAGCCTGACGAAAAACATCGGGGGCTTCGGCACGGACATGGGCGGGGCTGTGATATGTCCGTGGTCGTTTCGGGACGATTTGCTCTTGTACCGCAAGGATTTCGGCGGCGCGCTCTCGCCACGCTCAGCCTGGAGCATCCTGGCCTACGGGCTGCCGAGCCTGGCCGTGCGCGTGGAGCGGGAACAGCAGACGGCCCAGATCGTGGCCGAATACCTGAGCCAACATCCCCGGGTGGCGCGGGTCGTCTATCCCGGCCTGCCCTCTTTTCCCCAGTACGAGTTGGCCCAGCGGCAAATGCGCGATTACCGGGGCCGTTTTGCGCCCGGCACGATCTTGTTTTTCGAACTGGCCGGGGCCACGGCGGCGGAACGGCAGCTGTTGGCGAGCGCCTTCATGAACTACATCGCCAAGCACGCCTACACGATCACGCTAGCCGTGAGCCTGGGCAACGTGCGCACGCTCATCGAGCACCCCAGCTCGATGACGCACGCCGCAATCCCCCCTGAGGTGCAGGAATCGATCGGCATTCCCGCTGGCGGCATTCGGCTTTCCATCGGACTGGAGGAGCCCGAGGATTTGATTCGTGATCTGGAAGCGGCCCTGAGCGCGATCCCGGAGACCGTCCCCTCTTAA